One Coffea arabica chloroplast, complete genome genomic window carries:
- the rpl23 gene encoding ribosomal protein L23 — protein MDGIKYAVFTDKSIRLLGKNQYTFNVESGSTRTEIKHWVELFFGVKVIAMNSHRLPGKGRRMGPIMGHTMHYRRMIITLQPGYSIPPLRKKRT, from the coding sequence ATGGATGGAATCAAATATGCAGTATTTACAGACAAAAGTATTCGGTTATTGGGGAAAAATCAATATACTTTTAATGTCGAATCGGGATCAACTAGGACAGAAATAAAGCATTGGGTCGAACTCTTCTTTGGTGTCAAGGTAATAGCTATGAATAGTCATCGACTTCCGGGAAAGGGTAGAAGAATGGGACCTATTATGGGACATACAATGCATTACAGACGTATGATCATTACGCTTCAACCGGGTTATTCTATTCCACCTCTTAGAAAGAAAAGAACTTAA
- the ycf2 gene encoding Ycf2 (hypothetical protein RF2), producing MKGHQFKSWIFELREILREIKNSHYFLDSWTQFNSVGSFIHIFFHQERFIKLFDPRIWSILLSRNSQGSISNRYFTIKGVILFVVVVLIYRINNRNMVESKNLYLIGLLPIPMNSIGPKNDTLEESVGSSNINRLIVSLLSLPKGKKISESCFLNPKESTWVLPITKKCSIPESNWGSRWWRKWIGKGGDSSCKISNETAAGIEILFKEKDLKYLEFLFVYYMDDPTRKDRDWELFDRLSLRKRRNTINLNSGPLFEILVKHWISYLMSAFREKIPIEAEGFFKQQGAGSTIQSNDIEHVSHLFSRNKWAISLQNCAQFHMWQFRQDLFISWGKESDFLRNVSRENLIWLDNVWLVNKDRFFSKVRNVSSNIQYDSTRSSFVQVTDSSQLKGSSDQSRDHLDSISNEDSEYHTLINQREIQQLKERSILLDPSFLQTERTEIESDRFPKCLSGYSSMSRLFTEREKQMINHLLPEEIEEFLGNPTRSVRSFFSDRWSELHLGLNPTERSTRDQKLLKKQQDLSFVPSRRSENKEMVNIFKIITYLQNTVSIHPISSDPGCDMVPKDEPDMDSSNKISFLNKNPFFDLFHLFHARNRGGYTLHHDFELEERFQEMADLFTLSITEPDLVYHKGFAFSIDSYGLDQKQFLNEVFNSRDESKKKSLLVLPLIFYEENESFSRRIRKKWVRISCGNDLEDPQPKIVIFASNNIMGAVNQYRLIRNLIQIQSSTYGYIRNVLNRFFLMNRSDRNFEYGIQIQRDQIGKDTLNHRTIMKYTINQHLSNLKKSQKKWLDPLILISRTERSMNRDPDAYRYKGSNGSKNFQEHLEHFVSEQKSHFQVMFDRLRINQYSIDWSEVIDKKDLSKPLRFFLSKSLLFLSKLLFFLSNSLPFFCVSFGNIPIHRSEIYIYEFKGPDDQLCSQLLESIGLQIVHLKKLKPFLLDDHDTSQKSKFLINGGTISPFLFNKIPKWMVDSFHTRNNRRKSFDNTDSYFSMIFHDQDNWLNPVKPFHRSSLISSFYKANRLRFLNNPHHFCFYCNTRFPLSVEKARINNYDFTYGQFLNILLRMNKIFSLCVGKKKHAFGGRDTISPIESQVSNIFIPNDFPQSGDETYNLYKSFHFLSRSDPFVRRAIYSIADISGTPLTEGQIVNFERTYCQPLSDMNLSDSEGKNLHQYRNFNSNMGLIHTPYSEKYLPSEKRKKRILCLKKCVEKGQMYRTFQRDSAFSTLSKWNLFQTYMPWFLTSTGYKYLNLIFLDTFSDLLPILSSSQKLVSIFHDIMHGSGISWRILQKNLCLPQWNLISEISSKCLHNLLLSEERIHRNKNNESPLISTHLRSPNVREFLYSTLFLLLVAGYLVRTHLLFVSRVSSELQTEFEKVKSLIIPSSMIELRKLLDRYPTSEPNSFWLKNIFLAALEQLGDSLEEIRGSASGGNMLGPAYGVKSIRSKKKYLNINLIDIVDLIPNPINRITFSRNTRHLSHTSKEIYSLIRKRKNVNGDWIDDKIESWVANSDSIGDEEREFLVQFSTLTTEKGIDQILLSLTHSDHLSKNDSGYQMIEQPGAIYLRYLVDIHKKYLMNYEFNTFCLAERRIFLAHYQTITYSQTSCGANSFHFPSHGKPFSLRLALSPSRAILVIGSIGSGRSYLVKYLATNSYVPFITVFLNKFLDNKPKGFLIDDINIDDSDDIDASDDIDRDLDTELELLTMMNALTMDMMPEIDRFYITLQFELAKAMSPCIIWIPNIHDLDVNESNYLSLGLLVNHLSMDCERCSTRNILVIASTHIPQKVDPALIAPNKLNTCIKIRRLLIPQQRKHLFTLSYTRGFHLEKKMFHTNGFGSITMGSNARDLVALTNEALSISITQKKSIIDTNTIRSALYRQTWYLRSQVRSVQDHGILFYQIGRAVAQNVFLSNCPIDPISIYMKKKSCNEGDFYLYKWYFELGTSMKKLTILLYLLSCSAGSVAQDLWSLPGPDEKNGITSYGLVENDSDLVHGLLEVEGALVGSSRTEKDCSQFDNDRVTLLLRPEPRNPLDMMQSGSCSILDQRFLYEKYESEFEEGEGEGALDPQQIEEDLFNYIVWAPRIWRPWAFLFDCIERPNELGFPYWSRPFWGKRIIYDEEDELQENDSEFLQNGTVQYQTRDRSSKEQGPFRISQFIWDPADPLFFLFKDQPPGSVFSHRELFADEEMSKGLLTSQTDPPTSIYKRWFIKNTQEKHFELLINRQRWLRTNSSLSNGSFRSNTLSESYQYLSNLFLSNGTLLDQMTKTLLRKRWLFPDEMKIGFM from the coding sequence ATGAAAGGACATCAATTCAAATCCTGGATTTTCGAATTGAGAGAGATATTGAGAGAGATCAAGAATTCTCACTATTTCTTAGATTCATGGACCCAATTCAATTCAGTGGGATCTTTCATTCACATTTTTTTCCACCAAGAACGTTTTATAAAACTCTTTGACCCCCGAATTTGGAGTATCCTACTTTCACGCAATTCACAGGGTTCAATAAGCAATCGATATTTCACGATCAAGGGTGTAATACTCTTTGTAGTAGTGGTCCTTATATATCGTATTAACAATCGAAATATGGTCGAAAGCAAAAATCTCTATTTGATAGGACTTCTTCCTATACCTATGAATTCCATTGGACCCAAAAATGATACATTGGAAGAATCCGTTGGGTCTTCCAATATCAATAGGTTGATTGTTTCGCTCCTCTCTCTTCCAAAAGGAAAAAAGATCTCTGAGAGTTGTTTCCTGAATCCGAAAGAGAGTACTTGGGTTCTCCCAATAACTAAAAAGTGTAGCATCCCTGAATCTAACTGGGGTTCGCGATGGTGGAGGAAATGGATCGGAAAAGGGGGGGATTCTAGTTGTAAGATATCTAATGAAACCGCCGCTGGAATTGAGATCTTATTCAAAGAGAAAGATCTCAAATATCTGGAGTTTCTTTTTGTATATTATATGGATGATCCGACCCGCAAGGACCGTGATTGGGAATTGTTTGATCGTCTTTCTCTGAGGAAGAGGCGAAATACAATCAACTTGAATTCGGGACCGCTATTCGAAATCTTAGTGAAACACTGGATTTCTTATCTCATGTCTGCTTTTCGTGAAAAAATACCAATTGAAGCGGAGGGTTTCTTCAAACAACAAGGGGCTGGGTCAACTATTCAATCAAATGATATTGAGCATGTTTCCCATCTCTTCTCGAGAAACAAGTGGGCTATTTCTTTGCAAAATTGTGCTCAATTTCATATGTGGCAATTCCGCCAAGATCTCTTCATTAGTTGGGGGAAGGAATCGGATTTTTTGAGGAACGTATCGAGAGAGAATTTGATTTGGTTAGACAATGTATGGTTGGTAAACAAGGATCGGTTTTTTAGCAAGGTACGGAATGTATCGTCAAATATTCAATATGATTCCACAAGATCTAGTTTCGTTCAAGTAACGGATTCTAGCCAACTGAAAGGATCTTCTGATCAATCCAGAGATCATTTGGATTCCATTAGTAATGAGGATTCGGAATATCACACATTGATTAATCAAAGAGAGATTCAACAACTAAAAGAAAGATCGATTCTTTTGGATCCTTCCTTTCTTCAAACGGAACGAACAGAGATAGAATCAGACCGATTCCCGAAATGCCTTTCTGGCTATTCCTCAATGTCCCGGCTATTCACGGAACGTGAGAAGCAGATGATTAATCATCTGCTTCCGGAAGAAATCGAAGAATTTCTTGGGAATCCTACAAGATCCGTTCGTTCTTTTTTCTCTGATAGATGGTCAGAACTTCATCTGGGTTTGAATCCTACTGAGAGGTCCACTAGAGATCAAAAATTGTTGAAGAAACAACAAGATCTTTCTTTTGTCCCTTCCAGGCGATCGGAAAATAAAGAAATGGTTAATATATTCAAGATAATTACGTATTTACAAAATACCGTCTCAATTCATCCTATTTCATCAGATCCGGGATGTGATATGGTTCCGAAGGATGAACCGGATATGGACAGTTCAAATAAGATTTCATTCTTGAACAAAAATCCATTTTTTGATTTATTTCATCTATTCCACGCCCGGAATAGGGGAGGATACACCTTACACCACGATTTTGAATTAGAAGAGAGATTTCAAGAAATGGCGGATCTATTCACTCTATCAATAACCGAGCCGGATCTGGTGTATCATAAGGGATTTGCCTTTTCTATTGATTCCTACGGATTGGATCAAAAACAATTCTTGAATGAGGTATTCAACTCCAGGGATGAATCGAAAAAGAAATCTTTATTGGTTCTACCTCTTATTTTTTATGAAGAGAATGAATCTTTTTCTCGAAGGATCAGAAAAAAATGGGTCCGGATCTCCTGCGGGAATGATTTGGAAGATCCACAACCAAAAATAGTGATATTTGCTAGCAACAACATAATGGGGGCAGTCAATCAATATAGATTGATCCGAAATCTGATTCAAATACAATCTAGTACCTATGGGTACATAAGAAATGTATTGAATCGATTCTTTTTAATGAATCGATCTGATCGCAACTTCGAATATGGAATTCAAATTCAAAGGGATCAAATAGGAAAGGATACTCTGAATCATAGAACTATAATGAAATATACGATTAACCAACATTTATCGAATTTGAAAAAGAGTCAGAAGAAATGGCTCGATCCTCTTATTTTAATTTCTCGAACCGAGAGATCCATGAATCGGGATCCTGATGCATATAGATACAAAGGGTCCAATGGGAGCAAGAATTTCCAGGAACATTTGGAACATTTCGTTTCTGAGCAGAAGAGCCATTTTCAAGTAATGTTTGATCGATTACGTATTAATCAATATTCGATTGATTGGTCTGAGGTTATCGACAAAAAAGATTTGTCTAAGCCACTGCGTTTCTTTTTGTCCAAGTCACTTCTTTTTTTGTCCAAGTTGCTTTTCTTTTTGTCTAACTCACTTCCTTTTTTCTGTGTGAGTTTCGGGAATATCCCCATTCATAGGTCCGAGATCTACATCTATGAATTCAAAGGTCCGGATGATCAACTCTGCAGTCAGTTGTTAGAATCAATAGGTCTTCAAATTGTTCATTTGAAAAAATTGAAACCCTTCTTATTGGATGATCATGATACTTCCCAAAAATCCAAATTCTTGATCAATGGAGGAACAATATCACCATTTTTGTTCAATAAGATACCAAAGTGGATGGTTGACTCATTCCATACTAGAAATAATCGCAGGAAATCCTTTGATAACACGGATTCCTATTTCTCAATGATATTCCACGATCAAGACAATTGGCTGAATCCCGTGAAACCATTTCATAGAAGTTCATTGATATCTTCTTTTTATAAAGCAAATCGACTTCGATTCTTGAATAATCCTCATCACTTCTGCTTCTATTGTAACACAAGATTCCCCCTTTCTGTGGAAAAGGCCCGTATCAATAATTATGATTTTACGTATGGACAATTCCTCAATATTTTGTTGCGAATGAACAAAATATTTTCTTTGTGCGTCGGTAAAAAAAAACATGCTTTTGGGGGGAGAGATACTATTTCACCAATCGAGTCACAGGTATCTAACATATTCATACCTAATGATTTTCCACAAAGTGGTGACGAAACGTATAACTTGTACAAATCTTTCCATTTTCTAAGTCGATCCGATCCATTCGTTCGTAGAGCTATTTACTCGATCGCAGACATTTCTGGAACACCTCTAACAGAGGGACAAATAGTCAATTTTGAAAGAACTTATTGTCAACCTCTTTCAGATATGAATCTATCTGATTCAGAAGGGAAGAACTTGCATCAGTATCGCAATTTCAATTCAAACATGGGTTTGATTCACACCCCATATTCTGAGAAATATTTACCATCCGAAAAGAGGAAAAAACGGATTCTTTGTCTAAAGAAATGCGTCGAAAAAGGGCAGATGTATAGAACTTTTCAACGAGATAGTGCTTTTTCAACTCTCTCAAAATGGAATCTATTCCAAACATATATGCCATGGTTCCTTACTTCGACAGGGTACAAATATCTAAATTTGATATTTTTAGATACTTTTTCAGACCTATTGCCGATACTAAGTAGCAGTCAAAAATTGGTATCCATTTTTCACGATATTATGCATGGATCGGGTATATCATGGCGAATTCTTCAGAAAAATTTGTGTCTTCCACAATGGAATCTGATAAGTGAGATTTCGAGTAAGTGTTTACATAATCTTCTTCTGTCCGAAGAAAGGATTCATCGAAATAAAAATAATGAGTCACCATTGATATCGACACATCTGAGATCGCCAAATGTTCGGGAGTTCCTCTATTCAACCCTTTTCCTTCTTCTTGTTGCTGGATATCTCGTTCGTACACATCTTCTCTTTGTTTCCCGGGTCTCTAGTGAGTTACAGACAGAGTTCGAAAAGGTCAAATCTTTGATAATTCCATCATCTATGATTGAGTTGCGAAAACTTCTGGATAGGTATCCTACATCTGAACCAAATTCTTTCTGGTTAAAGAATATCTTTCTAGCTGCTCTGGAACAATTAGGAGATTCTCTAGAAGAAATACGGGGTTCTGCTTCTGGCGGCAACATGCTTGGTCCCGCTTATGGGGTCAAATCAATACGTTCTAAGAAAAAATATTTGAATATCAATCTCATCGATATCGTCGATCTCATACCAAATCCCATCAATCGAATCACTTTTTCGAGAAATACGAGACATCTAAGTCATACAAGTAAAGAGATCTATTCATTGATAAGAAAAAGAAAAAACGTGAACGGGGATTGGATTGATGATAAAATAGAATCCTGGGTCGCGAACAGTGATTCGATTGGTGATGAAGAAAGAGAATTCTTGGTTCAGTTCTCCACCTTAACGACAGAAAAGGGGATTGATCAAATTCTATTGAGTCTGACTCATAGTGATCATTTATCAAAGAATGACTCTGGTTATCAAATGATTGAACAACCGGGAGCAATTTACTTACGATACTTAGTTGACATTCATAAAAAGTATCTAATGAATTATGAGTTCAATACATTTTGTTTAGCAGAAAGGCGGATCTTCCTTGCTCATTATCAGACAATCACTTATTCACAAACTTCGTGTGGGGCTAATAGTTTTCATTTCCCATCTCATGGAAAACCCTTTTCGCTCCGCCTAGCTTTATCCCCCTCTAGGGCTATTTTAGTGATAGGTTCTATAGGAAGTGGACGATCCTATTTGGTCAAATACCTAGCGACAAACTCCTATGTTCCTTTCATTACGGTATTTCTGAACAAGTTCCTGGATAACAAGCCTAAAGGTTTTCTTATTGATGATATCAATATTGATGATAGTGACGATATTGATGCTAGTGACGATATCGATCGTGACCTTGATACGGAGCTGGAGCTGCTAACTATGATGAATGCGCTAACTATGGATATGATGCCGGAAATAGACCGATTTTATATCACCCTTCAATTCGAATTAGCAAAAGCAATGTCTCCTTGCATAATATGGATTCCAAACATTCATGATCTGGATGTGAATGAGTCGAATTACTTATCCCTTGGTCTATTAGTGAACCATCTCTCCATGGATTGTGAAAGATGTTCCACTAGAAATATTCTTGTTATTGCTTCGACTCATATTCCCCAAAAAGTGGATCCTGCTCTAATAGCTCCGAATAAATTAAATACGTGCATTAAGATACGAAGGCTTCTTATTCCACAACAACGAAAGCACCTTTTCACTCTTTCATATACTAGGGGATTTCACTTGGAAAAGAAAATGTTCCACACCAATGGATTCGGGTCCATAACCATGGGTTCCAATGCACGAGATCTTGTAGCACTTACCAATGAGGCCCTATCGATTAGTATTACACAGAAGAAATCAATTATAGACACTAATACAATTCGATCCGCTCTTTATAGACAAACTTGGTATTTGCGATCCCAGGTAAGATCGGTTCAGGATCATGGGATCCTTTTCTATCAGATAGGAAGGGCTGTAGCACAAAATGTATTTCTAAGTAATTGCCCCATAGATCCTATATCTATCTATATGAAGAAGAAATCATGTAACGAAGGGGATTTTTATTTGTACAAATGGTACTTCGAACTTGGAACGAGCATGAAGAAATTAACGATACTTCTTTATCTTTTGAGTTGTTCTGCCGGATCGGTCGCCCAAGATCTTTGGTCTCTACCCGGACCCGATGAAAAAAATGGGATCACTTCTTATGGACTCGTTGAGAACGATTCGGATCTAGTTCATGGCCTATTAGAAGTAGAAGGCGCTCTGGTGGGATCTTCACGGACAGAAAAAGATTGCAGTCAGTTTGATAATGATCGAGTGACATTGCTTCTTCGGCCCGAACCGAGGAATCCCTTAGATATGATGCAGAGCGGATCTTGTTCTATCCTTGATCAGAGATTTCTCTATGAAAAATATGAATCGGAGTTTGAAGAGGGGGAGGGGGAAGGAGCCCTTGACCCGCAACAGATAGAGGAGGATTTATTCAATTACATAGTTTGGGCTCCTAGAATATGGCGCCCTTGGGCCTTTCTATTTGATTGTATTGAAAGGCCCAATGAATTGGGATTTCCCTATTGGTCCAGGCCATTTTGGGGCAAGCGGATCATTTATGATGAAGAGGATGAGCTTCAAGAGAATGATTCGGAGTTCTTGCAGAATGGAACCGTGCAGTACCAGACACGAGATAGATCTTCCAAAGAACAAGGCCCTTTTCGAATAAGTCAATTCATTTGGGACCCTGCGGATCCACTCTTTTTCCTATTCAAAGATCAGCCCCCTGGCTCTGTGTTTTCACATCGAGAATTATTTGCAGATGAAGAGATGTCAAAGGGGCTTCTTACTTCCCAAACAGATCCTCCTACATCTATATATAAACGCTGGTTTATCAAGAATACGCAAGAAAAGCACTTTGAATTGTTGATTAATCGTCAGAGATGGCTTAGAACCAATAGTTCATTATCGAATGGATCTTTCCGTTCTAATACTCTATCCGAGAGTTATCAGTATTTATCAAATCTGTTCCTATCTAACGGAACGCTATTGGATCAAATGACAAAGACATTGTTGAGAAAAAGATGGCTTTTCCCAGATGAAATGAAAATTGGATTCATGTAA
- the ndhB gene encoding NADH dehydrogenase subunit 2, whose translation MIWHVQNENFILDSTRIFMKAFHLLLFDGSLIFPECILIFGLILLLMIDSSSDQKDIPWLYFIPSTSLVMSITALLFRWREEPMISFSGNFQTNNFNEIFQFLILLCSTLCIPLSVEYIECTEMAITEFLLFVLTATLGGMFLCGANDFITIFVAPECFSLCSYLLSGYTKKDVRSNEATMKYLLMGGASSSILVHGFSWLYGSSGGEIELQEIVNGLINTQMYNSPGISIALIFITVGIGFKLSPAPSHQWTPDVYEGVRFVREIPTSLSISEMFGFFKTPWTCRREILSPTPVVAFLSVTSKVAASASATRIFDIPFYFSSNGWHLLLEILAILSMILGNLIAITQTSMKRMLAYSSIGQIGYVIIGIIVGDSNDGYASMITYMLFYISMNLGTFACIVLFGLRTGTDNIRDYAGLYTKDPFLALSLALCLLSLGGLPPLAGFFGKLYLFWCGWQAGLYFLVLIGLLTSVVSIYYYLKIIKLLMTGRNQEITPHVRNYRRSPLRSNNSIELSMIVCVIASTIPGISMNPIIAIAQDSLF comes from the exons ATGATCTGGCATGTACAGAATGAAAACTTCATTCTCGATTCTACGAGAATTTTTATGAAAGCCTTTCATTTGCTTCTCTTCGATGGAAGTTTGATTTTCCCAGAATGTATCCTAATTTTTGGCCTAATTCTTCTTCTGATGATCGATTCATCCTCGGATCAAAAAGATATACCTTGGTTATATTTCATCCCTTCAACAAGTTTAGTAATGAGCATAACGGCCCTATTGTTCCGATGGAGAGAAGAACCTATGATTAGCTTTTCGGGAAATTTCCAAACGAACAATTTCAACGAAATCTTTCAATTTCTTATTTTACTATGTTCAACTCTATGTATTCCTCTATCCGTAGAGTACATTGAATGTACAGAAATGGCTATAACAGAGTTTCTCTTATTCGTATTAACAGCTACTCTAGGAGGAATGTTTTTATGCGGTGCTAACGATTTCATAACTATCTTTGTAGCTCCAGAATGTTTCAGTTTATGCTCCTACCTATTATCTGGATATACCAAGAAAGATGTACGGTCTAATGAGGCTACTATGAAATATTTACTCATGGGTGGGGCAAGCTCTTCTATTCTGGTTCATGGTTTCTCTTGGCTATATGGTTCATCTGGGGGAGAGATCGAGCTTCAAGAAATAGTGAATGGTCTTATCAATACACAAATGTATAACTCCCCAGGAATTTCAATTGCGCTCATATTCATCACTGTAGGAATTGGGTTCAAGCTTTCCCCAGCCCCTTCTCATCAATGGACTCCTGACGTATACGAAGGAGTGCGGTTCGTTCGAGAAATTCCTACCTCTCTATCTATCTCTGAGATGTTTGGATTTTTCAAAACTCCATGGACATGCAGAAGAGAAATACTA TCTCCCACTCCCGTCGTTGCTTTTCTTTCTGTTACTTCGAAAGTAGCTGCTTCAGCTTCAGCCACTCGAATTTTCGATATTCCTTTTTATTTCTCATCAAACGGATGGCATCTTCTTCTGGAAATCCTAGCTATTCTTAGCATGATATTGGGAAATCTCATTGCTATTACTCAAACAAGCATGAAACGTATGCTTGCATATTCGTCCATAGGTCAAATCGGATATGTAATTATTGGAATAATTGTTGGAGACTCAAATGATGGATATGCAAGCATGATAACTTATATGCTCTTCTATATCTCCATGAATCTAGGAACTTTTGCTTGCATTGTATTATTTGGTCTACGTACCGGAACAGATAACATTCGAGATTATGCAGGATTATACACGAAAGATCCTTTTTTGGCTCTCTCTTTAGCCCTATGTCTCTTATCCCTAGGAGGCCTGCCTCCACTAGCAGGTTTTTTCGGAAAACTCTATTTATTCTGGTGTGGATGGCAGGCAGGCCTATATTTCTTGGTTTTAATAGGACTCCTTACAAGCGTTGTTTCTATCTACTATTATCTAAAAATAATCAAGTTATTAATGACTGGACGAAACCAAGAAATAACCCCTCACGTGCGAAATTATAGAAGATCTCCTTTAAGATCAAACAATTCCATCGAATTGAGTATGATTGTATGTGTAATAGCATCTACTATACCAGGAATATCAATGAACCCGATTATTGCAATTGCTCAGGATAGCCTTTTTTAG
- the rps7 gene encoding ribosomal protein S7 gives MSRRGAAEEKTAKSDPIYRNRLVNMLVNRILKHGKKSLAYQIIYRAVKKIQQKTETNPLSVLRQAIRGVTPDITVKARRVGGSTHQVPIEIGSTQGKALAIRWLLAASRKRPGRNMAFKLSSELVDAAKGSGDAIRKKEETHRMAEANRAFAHFR, from the coding sequence ATGTCACGTCGAGGTGCTGCAGAAGAAAAAACAGCCAAATCCGATCCAATTTATCGCAATCGATTAGTTAACATGTTGGTTAACCGTATTCTGAAACACGGAAAAAAATCATTGGCTTATCAAATTATCTATCGAGCCGTGAAAAAGATTCAACAAAAGACAGAAACAAATCCACTATCTGTTTTACGTCAAGCAATACGTGGAGTAACTCCCGATATAACAGTAAAAGCAAGACGTGTAGGCGGATCGACTCATCAAGTTCCCATTGAAATAGGATCCACACAAGGAAAAGCACTTGCCATTCGTTGGTTATTAGCGGCATCCCGAAAACGTCCGGGTCGAAATATGGCTTTCAAATTAAGTTCCGAATTAGTGGATGCTGCCAAAGGGAGTGGCGATGCCATACGCAAAAAGGAAGAGACTCATAGAATGGCAGAGGCAAATAGAGCTTTTGCACATTTTCGTTAA